In one Arachis duranensis cultivar V14167 chromosome 9, aradu.V14167.gnm2.J7QH, whole genome shotgun sequence genomic region, the following are encoded:
- the LOC107463880 gene encoding F-box/LRR-repeat protein At4g14096-like has protein sequence MDRISLLPDSILCDILSYLPTKEAVTTSILSRRWRHVWKDLQVLDIDDTPFYSFLKWEDRFRSYVNAILTQRNVDYPIERFRFTCYQISQSLLLTWLNAVICPHLQELHLDINLMFGINLPEAILTCPSLKSLTLKRESSLYCYPKFPNVYLPSLKNLELDALSVDPSKLLSGCPVLENLKLFLQSHDFFPVYVPTIHMPCALKSLIFDDNTTVHNDISHRVIDTPFLEYLDMKIIVTSKLQVSFSNFPNMVEAHLDILHDGVKHCLFSGQAFKFPEFPGLLNLELDVPSFKTNFLLNFLHNCHVLESLVIHDVFEV, from the exons ATGGATAGGATCAGTTTGTTACCGGACTCTATCCTCTGCGACATTCTCTCTTACCTCCCAACAAAAGAAGCTGTGACCACTAGCATCCTCTCTCGCAGGTGGCGTCATGTTTGGAAGGATCTCCAAGTCCTTGACATAGATGATACACCCTTTTACTCCTTTCTGAAATGGGAAGATCGATTTCGTTCGTATGTGAATGCTATTCTAACTCAGCGCAACGTAGATTACCCCATTGAAAGATTCCGCTTCACTTGCTATCAAATTTCACAGAGTCTCTTATTAACATGGCTTAATGCCGTCATTTGTCCCCATCTTCAAGAACTGCATCTCGACATTAATCTAATGTTTGGAATTAACTTGCCTGAAGCCATACTCACTTGTCCATCACTAAAATCCCTTACTTTAAAACGTGAGTCTTCTTTGTATTGTTATCCAAAGTTTCCAAATGTTTATCTGCCATCCCTCAAGAACCTAGAGTTGGATGCCCTCTCTGTGGACCCCAGCAAGCTTTTATCCGGCTGCCCTGTTCTTGAAAATCTTAAGCTTTTTCTACAAAGCCACGATTTTTTTCCTGTTTATGTACCCACAATCCATATGCCTTGCGCAttgaaaagtttaatttttgatGATAACACTACCGTGCATAATGACATTAGCCATCGTGTGATAGATACGCCATTTCTTGAATACCTAGATATGAAAATAATCGTCACATCTAAGCTACAGGTTTCGTTTAGCAATTTTCCTAACATGGTAGAGGCACATCTTGATATTCTTCATGATGGTGTTAAGCAT TGCTTATTTAGTGGTCAAGCTTTTAAGTTTCCAGAATTTCCCGGTTTGCTCAATCTAGAGCTTGATGTTCCAAGTTTCAAAACGAATTTCCTGCTAAACTTCCTTCATAATTGTCATGTGCTTGAATCTCTGGTGATTCATGATGTTTTCGAGGTATGA